One segment of Streptomyces sp. NA02950 DNA contains the following:
- a CDS encoding acyl carrier protein: MDTSKQILGIIAEELQVSADELAPDQYFRALPNVDSMRVLQIILKTEKAFDIEIEDDVTFRIQTIGEFQTLVEDLRRQRAAA; encoded by the coding sequence ATGGACACCAGCAAACAGATCCTTGGCATCATCGCCGAGGAACTCCAGGTCAGTGCTGATGAGCTGGCGCCCGATCAGTACTTTCGCGCCCTGCCCAACGTCGATTCGATGCGCGTACTCCAGATCATCCTGAAAACCGAGAAGGCCTTCGACATCGAGATCGAGGACGACGTCACGTTCCGGATCCAGACCATCGGTGAATTCCAGACCCTGGTCGAGGACCTCCGTCGGCAGCGAGCCGCGGCGTGA
- a CDS encoding ferritin-like domain-containing protein: MSGKRVVFVDCLPGVTLDEQLSLARFGEIGLDRSRPDTFERYLHELEPGTELAAAYIGGSGTSIPTAVRKLRGMAQFTKTRVYVVGDAAGGPVPGWAEALDVEDILAPAAFDGFGFTDTLEIGLRAYHSLILDPLYTDFYLDMTWNKIFDWFETTRWDWRELDLDRLNPELMSPEEVDFLTEAAIIEFGTLPGAHNFLREWEGETSFSSWALSWGAEEARHSLVQARCLDKMGIKVRSKHALYKREPYPIGDTRAGTLTMNIISEARAAELYRCLAAETKEPVVRGIWKLLGRDESRHARAFFVFTQELCDSNRESQIAALKMAYVWLADRSEGLKHPAGHFYPHSTSAKGIRRIEMIKDDATDAADAKVLQMVRRLVEDDSIESARDIKGKLRSLI; the protein is encoded by the coding sequence ATGAGCGGTAAACGCGTTGTCTTTGTCGACTGTCTGCCGGGAGTCACTCTCGATGAGCAGCTGTCCCTGGCTCGCTTCGGAGAGATCGGCCTCGACCGGTCCCGGCCGGACACCTTCGAACGCTATCTGCACGAACTCGAGCCGGGCACTGAGCTGGCCGCCGCCTACATAGGGGGCAGCGGAACCTCGATACCCACAGCGGTACGAAAGCTGCGCGGTATGGCGCAGTTCACCAAGACCCGGGTGTACGTCGTCGGCGACGCCGCGGGCGGGCCCGTTCCCGGCTGGGCCGAGGCGCTGGACGTGGAGGACATCCTGGCCCCGGCAGCCTTCGACGGCTTCGGCTTCACCGACACGCTCGAGATAGGTCTGCGGGCCTACCACTCGCTGATCCTCGACCCGCTCTACACCGACTTCTATCTCGACATGACCTGGAACAAGATCTTCGACTGGTTCGAGACCACCCGCTGGGACTGGCGCGAGCTCGACCTCGATCGTCTCAACCCCGAGCTGATGAGCCCGGAGGAGGTCGACTTCCTCACCGAGGCCGCCATCATCGAGTTCGGCACGCTGCCCGGCGCACACAACTTCCTGCGCGAGTGGGAGGGGGAGACCAGCTTCTCCTCCTGGGCGCTGAGCTGGGGTGCGGAAGAGGCCCGGCATTCGCTGGTACAGGCCCGCTGCCTGGACAAGATGGGCATCAAGGTCCGTTCCAAGCACGCGCTGTACAAGCGCGAGCCGTACCCGATCGGCGACACCCGGGCCGGCACCCTCACGATGAACATCATCTCCGAGGCCCGCGCCGCGGAGCTGTACCGGTGCCTCGCGGCCGAGACCAAGGAGCCGGTCGTCCGGGGAATCTGGAAGCTGCTCGGCCGTGACGAGTCCCGGCACGCCCGCGCGTTCTTCGTCTTCACGCAGGAACTGTGCGACAGCAACCGGGAGAGCCAGATCGCCGCGCTCAAGATGGCGTACGTCTGGCTGGCCGACCGCAGCGAGGGCCTCAAGCACCCGGCCGGACACTTCTATCCGCACTCCACCTCCGCAAAGGGCATACGCCGGATCGAGATGATCAAGGACGATGCCACCGATGCGGCCGACGCCAAGGTCCTGCAGATGGTGCGGCGCCTGGTCGAGGACGACTCGATCGAGTCGGCCAGGGACATCAAGGGCAAGCTCCGCTCGCTCATATAG
- a CDS encoding PaaI family thioesterase, with translation MPESASIDSESDNPSNCFGCAQHNPIGLRLVFEKNGNGFATRLTLGVDYESFPGVIHGGIVATILDETLAQAVYRAGLVSAFTAGLRIRYGRPMETGVEYTAHAEITKRDEHSVRASGQILHGRDLVAAADGTFHLLTDKVLVEHGRHLPNRLVTALRIANGTAAQGE, from the coding sequence TTGCCGGAGTCAGCCTCTATCGATTCTGAGAGCGACAACCCATCCAATTGCTTCGGCTGCGCCCAGCACAATCCCATCGGTCTGCGCCTGGTCTTCGAGAAGAACGGAAACGGATTCGCCACGCGGCTCACTCTCGGTGTCGACTACGAGTCGTTTCCGGGGGTCATCCACGGCGGAATCGTCGCCACGATTCTGGATGAGACCCTCGCTCAGGCCGTGTACCGGGCCGGGTTGGTCTCGGCGTTCACCGCCGGTCTGCGCATCCGTTACGGAAGGCCTATGGAGACCGGGGTCGAATACACCGCACACGCCGAGATCACCAAACGGGACGAGCACTCGGTGCGAGCGTCCGGCCAGATCCTGCACGGTCGTGATCTCGTGGCGGCAGCGGACGGCACCTTCCATCTGCTCACCGACAAGGTGCTGGTCGAGCACGGCCGACACCTGCCGAACAGACTCGTCACGGCACTTCGCATCGCCAACGGAACCGCTGCACAGGGGGAATGA
- a CDS encoding MFS transporter has product MSTQIGPDQPKPEPARSLPESAVVVTPQKLGLSLVVLSVAAFVAGLDLFIVNVAFDAISQDFDGATLSDLSWVLNGYAIVFAALLVPLGRLSDRLGRKRVFLLGLALFTAASAACATATGLWALVAFRVLQAVGAAALTPASLGLLLSVFPPERRQGAVRVWSASAALAAAAGPVFGGLLVSASWRWVFLVNIPVGVLALLVAVRILPESREERARRLPDLIGTGLLTASIGLLALGLVKINEWSAARTSVLLAGAVAGIAVFWFRSQRHPSPVVEPALLRVRAFAWSNLAALAFTAAFAANLLTAILWMQQVWHYSPLRTGLGIAPGPLMVPLAAIVAGKLVTRFTPGAVTALGCLICTIGVVMLTLSIGRTPHYATELLPGWLIGGAGVGFALPTILASATSDLPESRFSTGSAVVNMSRQIGSVLGISVLVAILGTPLTYDETHRAFVHAWIAIDVLMLLGAVTALGMTPRPAAQRTSGGPAEELEDHLLRRETS; this is encoded by the coding sequence GTGTCCACACAGATTGGCCCTGATCAGCCGAAACCGGAGCCTGCGCGGTCACTCCCGGAGTCGGCGGTGGTCGTCACACCGCAGAAGCTGGGCCTGTCGCTGGTGGTCCTCTCGGTGGCCGCGTTCGTCGCCGGACTCGACCTGTTCATCGTCAACGTGGCCTTCGACGCCATCAGCCAGGACTTCGACGGCGCCACGCTGTCGGATCTCTCCTGGGTGCTCAATGGCTACGCGATCGTCTTTGCCGCACTCCTGGTGCCCCTCGGCCGGTTGTCCGATCGCCTCGGGCGCAAGCGCGTATTCCTGCTCGGCCTGGCGCTCTTCACCGCCGCCTCCGCCGCCTGCGCCACCGCGACCGGCCTGTGGGCACTGGTCGCTTTCCGGGTGCTCCAGGCCGTGGGGGCGGCGGCGTTGACCCCGGCAAGTCTCGGCCTGCTGCTCTCGGTCTTCCCGCCGGAGAGGCGACAGGGCGCGGTGCGGGTGTGGTCCGCCAGCGCCGCGCTGGCCGCCGCGGCGGGCCCCGTCTTCGGGGGGCTGCTGGTCAGCGCGTCATGGCGGTGGGTGTTCCTGGTCAACATCCCGGTCGGAGTGCTGGCCCTGCTGGTGGCCGTCCGGATCCTGCCCGAGTCGCGGGAGGAGCGGGCACGCCGACTGCCGGACCTGATCGGGACCGGTCTGCTGACGGCCTCCATCGGGCTGCTGGCGCTCGGCCTCGTGAAGATCAACGAGTGGTCCGCGGCGCGGACGTCCGTCCTGCTGGCCGGCGCGGTCGCCGGGATCGCGGTGTTCTGGTTCCGTTCGCAGCGCCACCCCTCTCCGGTGGTCGAACCGGCACTTCTGCGCGTACGGGCGTTCGCCTGGTCGAATCTCGCCGCGCTCGCCTTCACCGCGGCGTTCGCGGCGAACCTGCTGACCGCGATTCTGTGGATGCAGCAGGTGTGGCACTACTCCCCGCTGCGGACCGGTCTCGGCATCGCCCCGGGGCCCCTCATGGTTCCGCTCGCGGCGATCGTCGCCGGAAAGCTGGTGACGCGCTTCACACCGGGTGCGGTCACCGCGCTCGGCTGCCTGATCTGCACCATCGGGGTGGTGATGCTGACGCTCAGCATCGGCCGGACCCCGCACTACGCCACCGAGCTGCTCCCCGGCTGGTTGATCGGCGGTGCCGGGGTCGGCTTCGCACTTCCGACGATTCTGGCGTCGGCCACGTCGGACCTGCCGGAGTCCCGGTTCTCCACCGGCAGCGCCGTGGTCAACATGAGCCGACAGATCGGCAGCGTGCTGGGGATCAGCGTGCTGGTCGCGATCCTCGGCACTCCGCTCACCTACGACGAGACGCATCGAGCCTTCGTCCACGCCTGGATCGCGATCGACGTGCTCATGCTGCTCGGTGCCGTGACGGCCCTGGGAATGACACCGCGGCCCGCCGCACAGCGGACTTCCGGCGGGCCCGCCGAAGAGCTCGAAGACCACTTATTGCGAAGGGAAACCTCATGA
- a CDS encoding AMP-binding protein, protein MNLVQALAEVANRGTGHGLRLFRGDEEAERVTYGELYADAGRLACGLLERGVRQGERVAIALPTSIDFARAFFGVLAAGAVPVPLPPPVRFASLDIHLSRIALAMRQSKVRVVLSDSTLGRLMGPVLGGADGEFEVLDTALVRAAGTEYADVPDEAPGLVQYTSGTSQEPKGVVLSHANLLANVAAITKGLDVTDAEVCCNWLPLFHDMGLIGTLLTPVFNGAEALLLPPEDFLRDPGRWLRIISGYHGTATTAPNSGYLHALRKVPADKVHGLDLSRWRVALNGAEAIDPGMMRRFSEHFAPAGFHGSAFLPVYGLAEGSLAVTFAPLGRRSAKTIWVRREPLADGVVEPVSPEAGDTASARELVSVGVPVANTEVRLVDDDGAVLSGEARVGEIQIRGDSVMRAYEADEAATRATVHAGGWVSTGDVALRRDGELFIVGRTKEMIIIFGQNYHASDIESVAGRVPGVANNAVLAMAVATADGEGLALVAETKEADPAVRAQLVGQLRHAVSDAIGISPHDVILVRRGTLPRTSSGKLQRYGTEALVTAEDGDGASR, encoded by the coding sequence GTGAATCTGGTCCAGGCGCTCGCCGAGGTGGCGAACCGCGGAACAGGCCACGGCCTGCGCCTGTTCCGCGGCGATGAGGAGGCCGAACGCGTCACCTACGGCGAACTGTATGCCGATGCCGGAAGGCTGGCGTGCGGCCTCCTGGAGCGCGGGGTCCGGCAGGGCGAGCGGGTGGCCATTGCGCTGCCCACCTCGATCGACTTCGCCAGAGCGTTCTTCGGTGTGCTGGCGGCCGGTGCGGTGCCGGTGCCACTGCCACCGCCGGTCCGCTTCGCCTCGCTGGACATCCACCTCAGCCGGATCGCCCTGGCGATGCGTCAGTCGAAGGTGCGCGTGGTGCTGTCCGACAGCACCCTGGGACGCTTGATGGGGCCGGTGCTCGGCGGTGCCGACGGCGAGTTCGAGGTCCTCGACACCGCGCTGGTGCGGGCCGCCGGCACGGAGTACGCCGACGTGCCGGACGAAGCTCCCGGACTCGTCCAGTACACCTCGGGCACCAGCCAGGAACCGAAAGGCGTGGTACTGAGCCATGCCAATCTGCTCGCGAACGTCGCGGCGATCACCAAGGGGCTCGACGTCACCGACGCGGAGGTGTGCTGCAACTGGCTGCCGCTCTTCCATGACATGGGGCTGATCGGCACCCTGCTCACCCCGGTGTTCAACGGCGCCGAGGCCCTCCTGCTCCCGCCGGAGGACTTCCTCAGGGATCCCGGCCGCTGGCTGCGCATCATCAGCGGATACCACGGGACCGCCACGACAGCACCCAACTCCGGCTATCTGCACGCGCTGCGCAAGGTCCCCGCCGACAAGGTGCATGGACTCGACCTGTCCCGCTGGCGGGTCGCGCTCAATGGCGCGGAGGCCATCGACCCGGGCATGATGCGCCGGTTCTCCGAGCACTTCGCCCCGGCCGGCTTCCACGGCTCGGCCTTCCTTCCGGTGTACGGCCTGGCCGAAGGCAGCCTCGCGGTGACCTTCGCACCACTGGGACGCCGCTCGGCCAAGACCATCTGGGTACGGCGGGAGCCGCTCGCGGACGGCGTGGTGGAGCCGGTGTCCCCGGAAGCCGGCGACACCGCATCCGCCCGGGAACTCGTCTCGGTCGGCGTCCCGGTGGCGAACACCGAGGTCCGGCTGGTCGATGACGACGGAGCCGTACTCTCCGGCGAGGCCCGCGTGGGCGAGATCCAGATCCGCGGTGACTCGGTGATGCGCGCCTACGAGGCCGACGAGGCGGCCACCCGGGCCACCGTCCACGCGGGAGGCTGGGTGTCCACCGGCGATGTGGCGCTCCGGCGTGACGGCGAGCTCTTCATCGTGGGCCGCACAAAAGAAATGATCATCATATTCGGCCAGAATTACCACGCCAGCGATATCGAGTCGGTGGCCGGCCGGGTACCGGGTGTGGCGAACAACGCGGTCCTGGCGATGGCGGTGGCAACAGCCGACGGTGAAGGGCTGGCGCTGGTCGCGGAGACCAAGGAGGCCGATCCGGCGGTGCGGGCCCAACTCGTCGGGCAGCTCAGGCATGCCGTTTCCGATGCCATCGGAATCTCTCCGCACGACGTCATTCTGGTCAGAAGAGGTACCTTGCCGCGCACCTCGAGCGGAAAACTGCAACGGTACGGTACGGAAGCCCTGGTGACGGCTGAGGACGGGGACGGGGCCAGTAGATGA
- a CDS encoding DUF6125 family protein — MTDAPRTPEELTATEREELLRRSWMATDGLWYYQTATKSGIDGANEANIQVVREFGRQEMVRLMRGLGIEKVETLEQYRRLFQAAVDLYLGSLFAAEESFEDRTQHLKVSTCFAYKGVKRAGIEKDYHCGPGERLTGWLQAMDLPAEIDPGVGLCQMAHTGSCGYRLTVDLPRES; from the coding sequence ATGACCGATGCCCCCAGGACACCGGAGGAGCTCACCGCGACCGAGCGCGAGGAACTTCTGCGCCGCTCGTGGATGGCCACCGACGGCCTCTGGTACTACCAGACCGCGACCAAGAGCGGCATCGATGGTGCCAACGAGGCCAACATCCAAGTGGTGCGCGAGTTCGGGCGTCAGGAGATGGTCCGCCTGATGCGCGGTCTGGGCATCGAGAAGGTCGAAACCCTCGAGCAGTACCGGCGCCTGTTCCAGGCGGCGGTGGATCTCTACCTCGGCTCGCTGTTCGCGGCGGAGGAGTCGTTCGAGGACCGCACCCAGCATCTGAAGGTATCCACGTGCTTCGCCTACAAAGGAGTCAAACGCGCCGGCATCGAGAAGGACTATCACTGCGGTCCGGGGGAGCGCCTGACGGGCTGGCTTCAGGCGATGGACCTGCCGGCCGAGATCGATCCCGGTGTGGGCCTGTGCCAGATGGCCCACACGGGTTCCTGCGGCTACCGGCTCACAGTCGACCTGCCGCGCGAATCCTGA